The Nitrospira sp. genomic sequence CGCATCGTTAGCGCCGTGGCTGAAGGCCATGAAGCTAGCTGAGAGCAGTTGCAGTCGCGCGAACAGACGCGTCCCTATGTTGCGCTGCGTGCGAAAAAACAACCACGTCACGCCGACCATCAGCAGAAAACCAACCAGAAATCCACAAAACGGTGACAGCACCATTGCCTCCAGCACGGAGCGGAGCCCGGAGAATTTCACGGTCGCCCAGCCGCCGTGCAGGACGGAGGCGCCAACCAGCCCGCCGATCAGCGCATGCGACGAACTGGTTGGCAGACCCAATAAGAGAGTGCAGAGGTTCCAGAGGATCGCGCCGCCCAGCGCGGCGGCAACAACGGCCTGCGTGACGGAGGACGGCTCCACAATCCCAGTGCCGATCATCTTTGCCACCGACGTGGACATAAACGCCCCTGCGACGTTGAGCACCCCGGCCAACAACACGGCAGTCACGGGACTCAGTACGCGAGTCGAAACTACAGTGGCGATGGCGTTGGCGCTGTCGTGCCAGCCGTTCGAAAAATCGAACAGCAGCGCGAGCACGACGACGAGCAGGAGCAGGCCGGAAAGCTCAGGCATGCGGAACCCGTACGGTGTGGCGCGTGCCGCATGACGCGTCCGCATCCGAAAACGCGCTGCGCTCGGCTTGCCTGGCGGCTCGCCGAGTCGGACGCATCATCAGATACGTTTCAGAATTTCCTAGTGGTGTTTTAATGCGATGCGCTCCAGGATGTTGGCCACGTCTTCACAGCGGTCCGCACCGTCCTCAAAAGCCTCGTAGATTTCCTTCCACTTGATGACGGCGATTGGATCCTTCTCGTTTTCGAAGAGGCCCGAGATGGCGTCGCGCGAGAGCCGGTCCGCCTCGTTCTCGAGGCTATTTACCCGCACGTTGCAGTCGTTCATATCGGCATGCGGTTTGCCCAGCATGTCTACGCCTGCGCCCACCGCAACGGTCGCCTGATAGAGAATGTTGGCGAGCTTCGCTGCCGTCGGCGTCGGTTTCGTCACCTTGAACACGACGAATCGGTCAGCAATCGCCTCGGCCAGATCCAGGATGTCGTCCAGCCCGCCGGCCAGCGCATGGATATCCTCGCGGTCGATCGGCGTGATGAAAGTCTGGTTTAGCTTACGGGCGATGTCGTATGTGATACCGTCACCGATGTGCTCCACGTCCTTGATACGCTTCGCCTGCTCCAGCGGATTTTCATAGCGCTCCATCATGTCCTTGAGCAGCCGGCTGCCCTCGATGGCATTGCGCGCTGCCTGCTTGAACATCTCGAAAAAGGCCTCTTCCCGTGGAATCAGACTGAACATACTCTTGGCTCCTCTTCCCTCATTCGTTCCCTTCCTTGGCTTCGTGACGCGCCCGACTTGGCGAGT encodes the following:
- a CDS encoding inorganic phosphate transporter, which produces MPELSGLLLLVVVLALLFDFSNGWHDSANAIATVVSTRVLSPVTAVLLAGVLNVAGAFMSTSVAKMIGTGIVEPSSVTQAVVAAALGGAILWNLCTLLLGLPTSSSHALIGGLVGASVLHGGWATVKFSGLRSVLEAMVLSPFCGFLVGFLLMVGVTWLFFRTQRNIGTRLFARLQLLSASFMAFSHGANDAQKAMGIITLALLSAGQIQTAEVPGWVVLACALAMGLGTASGGWRIVRTLGMRIAKLEPVHGFAAETGASAVLLATAHIGLPVSTTHTITSSVMGVGAVKRLSAVRWGVTGRILYAWLFTLPGAALMASLLYVGISKFS
- a CDS encoding DUF47 domain-containing protein; its protein translation is MFSLIPREEAFFEMFKQAARNAIEGSRLLKDMMERYENPLEQAKRIKDVEHIGDGITYDIARKLNQTFITPIDREDIHALAGGLDDILDLAEAIADRFVVFKVTKPTPTAAKLANILYQATVAVGAGVDMLGKPHADMNDCNVRVNSLENEADRLSRDAISGLFENEKDPIAVIKWKEIYEAFEDGADRCEDVANILERIALKHH